A stretch of Bordetella genomosp. 13 DNA encodes these proteins:
- a CDS encoding uracil-DNA glycosylase — MTGQPVPGGGMAAPRVNPLQRLWLREIGIEKTWLREPKPQVAEPAPLVPAQEPARVAAREAAAVGRPAQSPAAPAAPARSAAAAPSRAPTAEAGAAAAAARPTPPAARPAPAAARGAATPVAQESAEDRQARLRRIEAADVETLHGMVSGCTACGLCQGRRHAVFGMGAANPRWMVVGEAPGEQEDRQGLPFVGRSGQLLDAMLASVGMSRERDVFIANVIKCRPPGNRNPTPEEVAACAPYLMRQIALFKPERILVLGRFAAQTLLGTDATIGNLRGRVHHVESEGRQIPVVVSYHPAYLLRSPIEKARSWQDLRLAARG, encoded by the coding sequence ATGACCGGCCAGCCCGTCCCGGGCGGCGGCATGGCCGCCCCGCGCGTCAATCCGCTGCAGCGCCTGTGGCTGCGTGAGATCGGCATCGAGAAGACGTGGCTGCGCGAGCCGAAGCCGCAGGTGGCCGAGCCGGCGCCGCTCGTGCCGGCGCAGGAGCCTGCGCGCGTGGCCGCGAGGGAAGCCGCAGCAGTGGGGCGGCCAGCACAGTCACCGGCCGCGCCTGCGGCGCCGGCGCGGTCCGCTGCCGCCGCGCCTTCGCGTGCGCCAACTGCTGAAGCAGGGGCCGCGGCCGCTGCCGCGCGTCCCACGCCGCCTGCCGCCCGGCCGGCCCCCGCCGCCGCGCGCGGCGCCGCGACGCCCGTCGCGCAAGAGTCCGCCGAAGACAGACAGGCCCGCCTGCGCCGGATCGAAGCCGCCGACGTGGAAACGCTGCACGGCATGGTCTCGGGCTGTACCGCGTGCGGACTGTGCCAGGGAAGGCGCCATGCCGTGTTCGGCATGGGGGCGGCCAATCCGCGCTGGATGGTGGTGGGCGAGGCGCCCGGCGAACAGGAAGACCGGCAGGGCCTGCCCTTCGTGGGGCGTTCGGGCCAGTTGCTGGACGCCATGCTGGCCTCGGTCGGCATGAGCCGCGAGCGCGACGTGTTCATCGCCAATGTGATCAAGTGCCGGCCGCCCGGCAACCGCAATCCCACGCCCGAAGAGGTGGCGGCGTGCGCGCCGTACCTGATGCGGCAGATCGCGCTGTTCAAGCCCGAGCGCATCCTGGTGCTGGGGCGCTTCGCGGCGCAGACGCTGCTGGGCACCGATGCCACCATCGGCAACCTGCGCGGGCGCGTGCACCATGTGGAAAGCGAGGGCAGGCAGATTCCGGTCGTCGTCAGCTACCACCCGGCCTATCTGCTGCGCAGCCCCATCGAAAAAGCCCGCAGCTGGCAGGATCTTCGGCTGGCGGCGCGCGGCTAG
- a CDS encoding LacI family DNA-binding transcriptional regulator gives MRDVARAAGVSMITVSRAINTPKQVSPATLEKVNAAVQALGYVPNLMAGGLRLSRSNLVAVLVPTITGSLFSGMLTALTRSLEAKGYQLMVGQSGYDTLREDALLRAIIGRRPDGIVLTGVMHSEQGHRLLKASGIPVVETWDATSTPVDMLLSVSHEAIGDAASRYLHQAGKTRQAVLAGDDERARLRADSFVRTATRLGLPEPVSRYMPAPTTHAQGREGLRQLLSEDRRIDAVFCSSDMMAAGVLTEAAVQGLKVPDDLAVLGFGDADIASSMSPSISSIRVDGAAIGLQAAEMIAARAAGQWPAAPVVQIGFQIVPRESA, from the coding sequence GTGCGCGACGTGGCGCGCGCGGCGGGGGTTTCCATGATCACGGTCTCGCGGGCCATCAACACGCCGAAGCAGGTTTCGCCCGCCACGCTCGAAAAGGTCAACGCCGCGGTGCAGGCGCTGGGTTACGTGCCCAACCTGATGGCGGGCGGCCTGCGCCTGTCGCGCAGCAATCTGGTGGCCGTGCTGGTGCCCACCATCACCGGCTCGCTGTTCAGCGGCATGTTGACCGCGCTGACCCGATCGCTCGAAGCCAAGGGCTATCAGCTGATGGTGGGCCAGAGCGGCTACGACACCTTGCGCGAGGACGCGCTGCTGCGCGCGATCATCGGGCGCCGTCCCGACGGCATCGTGCTGACCGGCGTGATGCATTCCGAGCAGGGGCATCGCCTGCTGAAGGCATCGGGCATTCCGGTCGTCGAGACGTGGGACGCCACGTCCACGCCCGTCGACATGCTGCTGAGCGTGTCGCACGAGGCCATCGGCGATGCCGCCAGCCGATATCTGCACCAGGCGGGCAAGACCCGGCAGGCGGTGCTGGCGGGCGACGACGAGCGCGCCAGGCTGCGCGCCGACAGTTTCGTGCGGACCGCGACGCGGCTTGGCTTGCCCGAGCCGGTGTCGCGCTACATGCCCGCTCCCACCACGCACGCGCAGGGCCGAGAGGGCCTGCGCCAATTGCTGAGCGAGGACCGGCGGATAGACGCGGTGTTCTGTTCTTCAGACATGATGGCGGCCGGCGTGCTGACGGAAGCGGCCGTTCAAGGCTTGAAGGTGCCCGACGACCTGGCCGTGCTGGGCTTCGGCGACGCGGACATCGCCTCGTCCATGTCGCCCTCGATCAGTTCGATACGCGTGGACGGCGCCGCGATCGGCCTGCAGGCAGCCGAGATGATCGCCGCACGCGCCGCCGGCCAGTGGCCCGCCGCGCCGGTGGTGCAGATCGGCTTCCAGATTGTCCCGCGCGAAAGCGCGTGA
- the tsaB gene encoding tRNA (adenosine(37)-N6)-threonylcarbamoyltransferase complex dimerization subunit type 1 TsaB, producing the protein MNLNILAFETSSSRCGVALLRDDAGPERIDLLEHDGAQEHAERLLPMARELLARAGLGPAALHAVAFGQGPGGFTGLRVACGVAQGVALGLGVPVLPVVSHLAVADDSGAQEGQVALVALDARMEEVYLAAYLRLADSWREMQSPMLIAAAEVMPWALHQLPQWSGQAGRDVHLLLAGDAWDAYPALAEAGTGQHRSGAGRPSATAVARLAHRAWLRGEAVPPEEAAPLYVRDKVAFTTAERMAGQGGNPRAASQMAAAAACVPSVVEASSASAPDVPEAPGVGAPAEAQSVDSSGAAQPVEVQPMTAADLDDIADLEARVQAFPWTRGNFADGLAAGYPGCVLRQDGRLAGFCVLMLAPDVAHLLVIAVQPALHRRGLGNRLLAWCEGRASQAGLPGILLEVRPSNPGALRFYERAGYLKVGVRKGYYPSGNGKREDALVMYKSIARSGE; encoded by the coding sequence ATGAACCTCAACATTCTGGCCTTCGAGACCTCGTCGTCGCGCTGCGGCGTGGCCCTGCTGCGGGACGACGCCGGCCCCGAGCGCATCGACCTGCTCGAGCACGACGGCGCCCAGGAACACGCCGAGCGCCTGCTTCCCATGGCGCGAGAGTTGCTGGCGCGCGCCGGCCTGGGGCCTGCGGCCCTGCATGCGGTGGCGTTCGGCCAGGGCCCGGGTGGTTTCACGGGCCTGCGCGTGGCCTGCGGCGTGGCGCAGGGCGTGGCCCTGGGCCTGGGCGTGCCGGTGTTGCCCGTCGTGTCCCATCTGGCCGTGGCGGACGACAGCGGCGCGCAAGAGGGCCAGGTCGCGCTGGTGGCGCTGGACGCGCGCATGGAAGAGGTATACCTGGCCGCCTATCTGCGCCTGGCCGACAGCTGGCGCGAAATGCAGTCCCCCATGCTGATCGCGGCGGCCGAGGTCATGCCGTGGGCCCTGCATCAGCTGCCGCAATGGTCCGGCCAGGCCGGCCGCGACGTGCACCTGCTGCTGGCCGGCGATGCCTGGGATGCCTATCCGGCGCTGGCCGAGGCGGGGACCGGCCAGCATCGCAGCGGCGCGGGCCGCCCCTCGGCGACCGCGGTGGCGCGGCTGGCGCACCGCGCCTGGCTGCGCGGCGAAGCCGTGCCGCCCGAAGAGGCCGCCCCGCTGTACGTGCGCGACAAGGTCGCATTCACGACGGCCGAGCGGATGGCGGGCCAGGGCGGAAATCCGCGCGCGGCCAGCCAGATGGCAGCGGCCGCCGCGTGCGTGCCGTCGGTTGTGGAGGCTTCCTCGGCTTCGGCGCCCGATGTGCCGGAAGCGCCCGGCGTGGGGGCGCCCGCCGAAGCGCAGTCCGTTGATTCATCCGGCGCCGCTCAGCCCGTAGAAGTCCAACCGATGACCGCGGCCGACCTGGACGACATCGCCGATCTCGAGGCCCGGGTGCAGGCCTTTCCCTGGACCCGCGGCAATTTCGCCGATGGGCTGGCCGCGGGCTATCCGGGCTGCGTGCTGCGCCAGGACGGCCGGCTGGCCGGGTTCTGTGTGTTGATGCTGGCGCCCGACGTGGCGCATCTGCTGGTCATCGCCGTGCAGCCGGCGCTGCATCGCCGCGGCCTGGGCAATCGGCTGCTGGCATGGTGTGAGGGGCGCGCGTCTCAGGCTGGCCTTCCGGGCATCCTGCTCGAGGTGCGGCCTTCCAACCCCGGGGCGTTGCGCTTCTATGAACGCGCGGGCTACCTGAAGGTCGGCGTGCGCAAGGGCTATTATCCCAGCGGTAATGGCAAACGCGAGGATGCGCTGGTGATGTACAAGTCCATCGCGCGGAGCGGCGAATGA
- the risS gene encoding sensor histidine kinase RisS, with the protein MPRLRRIFRNLTSRLRLGLFGRTFLLLATLMLVSLGAWLQVFFSMELGPRANQMAQRVITAVNITRTALIYSQNDERSKLLLDLATNEGIQVYPREVTDFTEGLPDDDYWQRVAQHIRARFGTDTQIAWGVNQVPGFWVSFQIDQDLYWLVFEREQIGLTGGIEWLGWGATALLLSLVGAAVSVGFVNRPLSRLARAAQVLSRGETPAPLPEQGPLEIRDLNSAFNRMSKDLRQAEADRELMLAGISHDLRTPLARMRLEIEMSGVSEDARQAIDDDLAQIDHSIGQLMEYARPAGTLPQLATDVSSVLQELYERERSHTASLGGELEANIEPGLRARITALDLKRIVGNLIENARRYGRSTDGLAHLVMTVQSEGSILAIEVCDRGPGIAPEEVERLLRPFSRGEAARTGVSGAGLGLAIVERLLKHVGGSLKMQPRPGGGLTARIELPKAKFRNYQLDIENQ; encoded by the coding sequence GTGCCCCGCCTACGCAGAATCTTTCGCAATCTGACATCACGTCTGCGCCTGGGCTTGTTCGGGCGCACGTTCCTCTTGCTGGCCACGCTCATGCTGGTCAGCCTTGGCGCGTGGCTGCAGGTCTTCTTCAGCATGGAGCTGGGACCGCGCGCCAACCAGATGGCCCAGCGGGTGATCACCGCGGTCAACATCACCCGCACCGCCCTCATCTACTCGCAGAACGACGAGCGCAGCAAGCTGCTGCTGGACCTGGCCACCAACGAAGGCATCCAGGTCTATCCCCGCGAGGTCACCGACTTTACCGAAGGCCTGCCCGACGACGACTACTGGCAGCGCGTCGCCCAGCATATCCGCGCCCGCTTCGGCACGGACACGCAGATCGCCTGGGGGGTCAATCAGGTACCCGGCTTCTGGGTCAGCTTCCAGATTGACCAGGATCTCTACTGGCTGGTGTTCGAGCGCGAACAGATCGGGCTGACCGGCGGCATCGAGTGGCTGGGCTGGGGCGCTACCGCGCTGCTGCTGTCACTGGTGGGCGCGGCCGTCAGCGTGGGCTTCGTGAACCGGCCGCTCTCTCGCCTGGCGCGCGCCGCGCAGGTGCTGTCGCGCGGCGAAACGCCGGCGCCCCTGCCCGAGCAGGGGCCGCTCGAGATCCGCGACCTGAATTCCGCTTTCAATCGGATGTCCAAAGACCTGCGGCAGGCCGAAGCCGACCGTGAACTGATGCTGGCGGGCATCTCGCACGACTTGCGCACGCCGCTGGCGCGCATGCGCCTCGAAATCGAAATGAGCGGTGTGTCGGAAGATGCACGCCAGGCCATCGACGACGACCTGGCTCAGATCGACCACAGCATCGGCCAGCTGATGGAATACGCCCGCCCTGCCGGCACCCTGCCCCAGTTGGCGACCGACGTGTCGTCGGTGCTGCAAGAGCTGTACGAGCGCGAGCGCAGCCACACGGCCTCGCTGGGCGGCGAGCTCGAGGCCAATATCGAGCCGGGCCTGCGCGCGCGCATCACGGCGCTCGACCTGAAGCGCATCGTAGGCAATCTCATCGAGAATGCCCGCCGCTACGGCCGCTCCACCGACGGGCTGGCCCACCTGGTCATGACGGTGCAATCCGAGGGCAGTATTTTGGCCATCGAGGTCTGTGACCGCGGGCCGGGCATCGCGCCCGAGGAAGTCGAACGCCTGCTGCGCCCCTTCTCGCGCGGCGAGGCTGCCCGCACAGGCGTCAGCGGCGCGGGCCTGGGCCTGGCCATCGTCGAGCGGCTGCTGAAACACGTCGGCGGTTCGCTGAAAATGCAGCCGCGACCAGGCGGCGGACTGACGGCGCGCATAGAGCTGCCCAAAGCCAAATTTAGAAATTATCAATTAGACATCGAAAACCAATAG
- a CDS encoding carboxymuconolactone decarboxylase family protein — translation MEFLSTIKDQLPDWAKDIRLNLDSVIARSTLAQEDALGAALAAAYAARSPVLIEAIKGAMSETDANAALTAASLMGMNNVWYPYVEMSGDAQLKTLPAQLRMNAYATHGGVDKKRFELFALVASIIGKCHFCVQSHFENLRKDGLSSEQLRDAGRIAAVINAAALALAAQGK, via the coding sequence ATGGAATTCCTTTCTACCATTAAGGATCAACTGCCGGATTGGGCCAAGGACATCCGCCTGAATCTGGACTCGGTGATCGCCCGGTCCACGCTGGCGCAGGAAGACGCGCTGGGCGCTGCCCTGGCCGCCGCCTACGCGGCGCGCAGCCCGGTACTGATCGAGGCCATCAAGGGTGCGATGTCCGAAACCGACGCCAACGCCGCGCTGACGGCCGCGTCGCTGATGGGCATGAACAACGTCTGGTACCCCTACGTCGAAATGTCGGGCGACGCCCAGCTGAAGACGCTGCCGGCCCAGTTGCGCATGAATGCCTACGCCACCCACGGCGGCGTGGACAAGAAGCGCTTCGAACTGTTCGCGCTCGTGGCTTCCATCATCGGCAAGTGCCACTTCTGCGTGCAGTCGCACTTCGAGAACCTGCGCAAGGACGGCCTGAGCTCGGAGCAGCTGCGCGACGCCGGCCGCATCGCCGCGGTGATCAACGCCGCCGCGCTGGCGCTGGCAGCGCAAGGCAAGTAA
- the lplT gene encoding lysophospholipid transporter LplT encodes MKRGFYLVMAAQAFSSMADNALFIAAIALILELSGPDWMAPAMKWTFALSYVVLAAFVGAVADTFPKGRVMFVTNALKVGGCLMMFSYANLGVEQGYQPYLVCLAYAVVGVGAAAYSPAKYGIVTEMLPPNKLVVGNSWIEGLTVLSIIIGTVLGGALISPKVSQLLLTHPTIGGLVHTPAEAAILVIAAVYLLAALCNLLIPPTHVRYPPQQKNPIRLVRTFGGYVRVLWRDKLGQISLAVTTLFWGAGATLQLIVIEWGRDHLGYRLDEASVLMGVAAVGTVVGSVLAGRIPLRSALCVLPVGAGMGLVVLLMPLVYSPWAIYTLLLIIGALAGFFVVPMNALLQHRGHVLLSAGHSIAVQNFNEQLNILLMVAVYTLMLWADMSINTIIVVFGLVVFLLMALVMYWSRLNRRADPELLHQIGQEGHGKALGAGH; translated from the coding sequence TTGAAACGCGGGTTTTATCTGGTCATGGCCGCGCAGGCCTTCTCGTCCATGGCGGACAACGCGCTGTTCATTGCCGCGATCGCCCTCATCCTCGAACTGAGCGGCCCAGACTGGATGGCTCCGGCCATGAAGTGGACCTTCGCCCTGTCGTACGTGGTGCTGGCCGCTTTCGTGGGCGCGGTGGCCGACACCTTCCCCAAGGGTCGGGTCATGTTCGTGACCAACGCGCTGAAGGTCGGCGGCTGCCTGATGATGTTCTCGTACGCGAACCTGGGCGTCGAGCAGGGGTACCAGCCCTACCTGGTATGCCTGGCCTATGCCGTGGTCGGCGTGGGCGCCGCGGCCTACTCGCCGGCCAAGTATGGCATCGTCACCGAGATGCTGCCGCCCAACAAGCTGGTGGTGGGCAACAGCTGGATCGAAGGCCTGACCGTGCTGTCCATCATCATCGGCACGGTGCTGGGCGGCGCCCTGATCTCCCCCAAGGTGTCCCAGCTGCTGCTGACGCACCCGACCATCGGCGGGCTGGTGCACACTCCCGCCGAGGCTGCCATTCTGGTGATCGCCGCGGTCTACCTGCTTGCGGCGCTGTGCAACCTGCTGATACCGCCTACCCACGTGCGCTATCCGCCTCAGCAGAAGAATCCCATCCGCCTCGTCCGTACCTTCGGCGGCTACGTGCGCGTGCTGTGGCGCGACAAGCTCGGCCAGATCTCGCTGGCCGTCACCACTCTCTTCTGGGGTGCGGGCGCCACGCTGCAGCTCATCGTCATCGAATGGGGCCGCGATCACCTGGGCTACCGGCTGGACGAAGCCTCCGTGCTGATGGGCGTGGCCGCGGTGGGCACGGTGGTGGGCTCCGTCCTGGCCGGCCGCATCCCGCTGCGCAGCGCCCTGTGCGTGCTGCCGGTAGGCGCCGGGATGGGGCTGGTGGTGCTGCTGATGCCGCTGGTCTATTCGCCCTGGGCCATCTATACGCTGCTGCTGATCATCGGCGCGCTGGCCGGCTTCTTCGTGGTGCCCATGAACGCCCTGCTGCAGCATCGCGGCCACGTGCTGCTGTCGGCCGGGCACTCCATCGCGGTGCAGAACTTCAACGAGCAGCTCAACATCTTGCTGATGGTCGCCGTCTACACGCTGATGCTGTGGGCCGACATGTCCATCAACACCATCATCGTGGTGTTCGGCCTGGTGGTGTTCCTGCTGATGGCGCTGGTCATGTACTGGAGCCGCCTGAACCGCCGGGCCGACCCCGAGCTGCTGCACCAGATCGGCCAGGAAGGCCACGGCAAGGCGCTGGGCGCGGGCCACTGA
- a CDS encoding Bug family tripartite tricarboxylate transporter substrate binding protein — protein MKRNLRKWAVGVALMAVAGAAQAWPDKPVTMVVPFPPGGATDSVARAVANKLGEQLKQSFVVENKAGATGTIGAAQVARAAPDGYTLMVTSLAPLVVAQHLMKSIPYDPSQDFTYLTVAVQTPNVLVVSPALAPKVNNVQDVLALLKSKSDGISFATSGAGSSDHLTAELFWQKTGTKGLHVPYKGGAPAISDLLGSQVDMSFQNVNAVLPHIKAGKLKAIAVTGDKRSPVLPDVPTFAEAGVPDLKVYAWQAVVAPKGLPADIRDKLSAALVTAIKDPAVSKPFTDVGLEVVANTPEAFTRFQQQESARWKTVIEAGNISVQ, from the coding sequence ATGAAACGCAATCTGCGCAAATGGGCGGTGGGCGTCGCCCTCATGGCCGTGGCGGGCGCCGCCCAGGCCTGGCCCGACAAACCCGTCACCATGGTCGTGCCCTTCCCGCCCGGCGGCGCCACGGACTCGGTCGCGCGCGCCGTGGCGAACAAGCTGGGCGAGCAGCTCAAGCAGTCCTTCGTGGTCGAGAACAAGGCGGGCGCCACGGGCACCATCGGCGCGGCCCAGGTGGCGCGCGCCGCGCCGGACGGCTACACGCTGATGGTGACCTCGCTGGCCCCGCTGGTGGTCGCGCAGCATCTGATGAAAAGCATTCCCTACGACCCCTCACAGGACTTCACGTACCTCACCGTGGCCGTACAGACGCCCAACGTGCTGGTCGTCAGCCCCGCGCTGGCCCCCAAGGTGAACAACGTGCAGGACGTGCTGGCGCTGTTGAAGTCGAAGTCCGACGGCATCAGCTTCGCGACCTCGGGCGCGGGCTCGTCCGACCACCTGACCGCCGAACTGTTCTGGCAGAAGACCGGCACCAAGGGCCTGCACGTGCCGTACAAGGGCGGCGCGCCCGCCATCTCCGACCTGCTGGGCAGCCAGGTCGACATGTCGTTCCAGAACGTGAACGCCGTGCTGCCGCACATCAAGGCCGGCAAGCTCAAGGCCATCGCCGTCACCGGCGACAAGCGCTCGCCGGTGCTCCCCGACGTGCCCACGTTCGCCGAGGCGGGTGTGCCCGACCTGAAGGTATACGCCTGGCAGGCCGTGGTGGCGCCCAAGGGTCTGCCGGCCGACATCCGCGACAAGCTGTCGGCCGCGCTGGTCACGGCCATCAAGGATCCCGCCGTCAGCAAGCCCTTCACCGACGTCGGCCTGGAGGTCGTGGCCAACACGCCCGAAGCCTTCACGCGCTTCCAGCAGCAGGAAAGCGCCCGCTGGAAGACCGTGATCGAGGCGGGCAACATCTCCGTCCAGTAA
- the gudD gene encoding glucarate dehydratase, translating to MSSASQSKHHTPIVTQMRVVPVAGQDSMLLNLSGAHAPYFTRNLIILTDSAGNTGAGEVPGGEKIRATLEDARDLIVGSSIGNYNHTLNRMRQVFADRDSAGRGQQTFDLRVAIHAVTAAESALLDLLGQHLGVPVAALLGEGVQRTSVQMLGYLFYVGDRNQTTLPYHSDPGAADDWLRLRHEKALTPEAIVRLAEAAYRRYGFEDFKLKGGALRGEEEVEAIRALHERFPQARITLDPNGGWLLKDAVRLCRDLHGVMAYAEDPCGAEGVYSGREVMAEFRRATGLPTATNMVATDWREMAHALSLQSVDIPLADPHFWTMQGSVRVAQTCQAFGLTWGSHSNNHFDVSLAMFTHVGAAAPGRVTAIDTHWIWQDGQYLTRNPLQIRNGYVELPQTGGLGIELDMDAVERAHALYRQHGLGARDDAMAMQFLIPGWKFDNKRPCMVR from the coding sequence ATGTCATCAGCCTCGCAGTCCAAGCATCACACCCCGATCGTCACGCAGATGCGCGTGGTTCCCGTGGCGGGCCAGGATTCCATGCTGCTGAATCTCAGCGGCGCCCACGCCCCTTATTTCACGCGCAATCTGATCATTCTGACGGACAGCGCCGGCAATACCGGCGCGGGCGAAGTGCCCGGCGGCGAGAAGATACGCGCCACCCTGGAAGACGCCCGCGACCTCATCGTGGGCAGTTCCATCGGCAACTACAACCACACGCTCAATCGCATGCGCCAGGTCTTCGCGGACCGCGACAGCGCGGGCCGCGGCCAGCAGACCTTCGACCTGCGCGTCGCCATCCATGCCGTGACCGCGGCGGAGTCCGCGCTGCTCGACCTGCTGGGCCAACATCTGGGCGTGCCCGTGGCGGCCCTGCTGGGCGAAGGCGTGCAGCGCACCTCGGTGCAGATGCTGGGCTACCTGTTCTACGTGGGCGACCGCAACCAGACCACACTGCCCTATCACAGCGACCCGGGCGCCGCTGACGACTGGCTGCGCCTGCGCCACGAAAAGGCGCTCACGCCGGAAGCCATCGTCAGGCTGGCCGAGGCGGCCTATCGGCGCTATGGCTTCGAAGACTTCAAGCTCAAGGGCGGCGCGCTGCGCGGCGAAGAGGAAGTCGAGGCGATCCGCGCGCTGCACGAACGCTTTCCCCAGGCCCGCATCACGCTGGATCCCAACGGGGGTTGGCTGCTGAAGGACGCCGTGCGGCTGTGCCGCGACCTGCACGGAGTGATGGCATACGCCGAAGATCCCTGCGGCGCCGAGGGCGTGTACTCGGGCCGCGAAGTGATGGCCGAGTTCCGCCGCGCCACCGGCCTGCCCACGGCCACCAACATGGTGGCCACCGACTGGCGCGAGATGGCGCACGCGCTGTCGCTGCAATCGGTGGACATTCCGCTGGCCGATCCGCACTTCTGGACGATGCAGGGCTCGGTGCGCGTCGCGCAGACCTGCCAGGCCTTCGGACTGACGTGGGGCTCGCACTCGAACAATCACTTCGACGTGTCGCTGGCCATGTTCACCCACGTGGGCGCCGCCGCGCCGGGCCGCGTCACCGCCATCGACACGCACTGGATCTGGCAGGACGGGCAGTACCTCACGCGCAATCCGCTGCAGATCCGCAATGGCTACGTGGAGCTGCCCCAGACGGGCGGCCTGGGCATCGAACTGGACATGGACGCCGTCGAGCGCGCCCACGCGCTGTATCGGCAGCACGGCCTGGGCGCGCGCGACGACGCCATGGCCATGCAGTTCCTGATCCCGGGCTGGAAGTTCGACAACAAACGGCCGTGCATGGTGCGCTGA
- a CDS encoding peroxiredoxin translates to MKTVGDKLEPFKVTGVKPGFNQHEENGVSAFEDITESSFPGKWKVIYFYPKDFTFVCPTEIVGFNKLAKDFEDRDAVLLGGSTDNEFVKLAWRREHPDLNKLGHYQFGDTTGALIDQLGVREKGAGVALRATFIVDPDNTIQHVSVNNLNVGRNPEEVLRLLDGLQTDELCPCNRSVGGATL, encoded by the coding sequence ATGAAAACTGTTGGCGACAAACTCGAGCCCTTCAAGGTCACCGGCGTCAAGCCCGGCTTCAACCAGCACGAAGAAAACGGCGTTTCGGCTTTCGAGGACATCACCGAAAGCTCGTTCCCCGGCAAGTGGAAGGTGATCTACTTCTACCCGAAGGACTTCACCTTCGTGTGCCCCACCGAAATCGTCGGCTTCAACAAGCTGGCCAAAGACTTCGAAGATCGCGACGCCGTCCTGCTGGGCGGTTCCACGGACAACGAATTCGTCAAGCTGGCATGGCGCCGTGAGCACCCCGACCTCAACAAGCTGGGCCACTACCAGTTCGGCGACACCACCGGTGCGCTGATTGACCAGCTGGGTGTGCGTGAAAAGGGTGCGGGCGTCGCGCTGCGCGCCACCTTCATCGTCGATCCCGACAACACCATCCAGCACGTTTCGGTGAACAACCTGAACGTCGGCCGCAACCCCGAAGAAGTCCTGCGCCTGCTGGACGGCCTGCAAACCGACGAACTGTGCCCGTGCAACCGTTCGGTCGGCGGCGCCACGCTGTAA
- the risA gene encoding response regulator transcription factor RisA, protein MNTQNTTPIRKILVVDDDPRLRDLLRRYLSEQGFNVFVAEDAKEMGKLWQREHFDLLVLDLMLPGEDGLSICRRLRGGHDNTPIIMLTAKAEEIDRIVGLEMGADDYLSKPFNPRELLARINAILRRRGTEEHPGAPSQENESIAFGPYVLNLSTRTLTRNGEQVPITTGEFSVLKVFARHPKIPLSRDKLMELARGREYEAFDRSLDVQISRLRKLIEPNPSKPVFIQTVWGLGYVFVPDGGS, encoded by the coding sequence ATGAATACTCAAAACACCACCCCCATCCGCAAGATCCTCGTCGTTGACGACGATCCTCGTCTTCGCGATCTGCTGCGGCGCTACCTGTCGGAACAAGGGTTCAACGTATTCGTCGCCGAGGATGCCAAGGAAATGGGCAAACTCTGGCAGCGCGAACACTTCGACCTGCTCGTCCTCGACCTGATGCTGCCCGGCGAAGACGGCCTGTCGATCTGCCGCCGGTTGAGGGGCGGGCACGACAACACGCCGATCATCATGCTCACGGCGAAAGCCGAGGAAATCGACAGGATCGTCGGCCTCGAAATGGGCGCGGACGACTACCTGTCCAAACCGTTCAATCCCCGAGAGCTGCTGGCACGGATCAACGCGATCCTGCGACGCCGTGGTACCGAGGAACACCCGGGCGCGCCCAGCCAGGAAAACGAATCCATCGCCTTCGGGCCCTACGTGCTCAACCTGTCCACGCGCACCCTCACCCGCAACGGCGAGCAAGTGCCCATCACCACCGGGGAATTCTCGGTGCTGAAGGTATTCGCCCGCCACCCCAAGATTCCGCTGTCGCGCGACAAGCTGATGGAACTGGCGCGCGGCCGCGAATACGAAGCGTTCGATCGCAGCCTGGACGTACAGATCTCGCGTCTGCGCAAGCTGATCGAGCCCAACCCCTCCAAGCCGGTCTTCATCCAGACGGTATGGGGCCTGGGCTACGTCTTCGTCCCGGATGGCGGAAGCTGA